One genomic window of Luteitalea pratensis includes the following:
- a CDS encoding CsgG/HfaB family protein: MRTFLRSIVAAGAAALAVVATPDLAAAQSARASRPTVAVLDMDFGSVQQWWSGNWDIGKGVADLLVDELVNDGSFRVIERKRLDAILAEQNFSNSERAEPDAASVAKIGKALGVKYLIVGSITKFGTENKNVGVNGGAFGGGKFGLGKVGTSKGKATVAVTVRMVDTSTGEIMISAKGQAESSRSGLLLGAAGGGGAGGGGEVAMGSSEFRETILGEATEKAVGMLLTNLVAKKTNLQ; encoded by the coding sequence ATGCGTACCTTCCTTCGTTCGATCGTCGCCGCTGGTGCCGCTGCCCTGGCTGTCGTCGCGACGCCAGACCTTGCTGCCGCCCAGTCGGCCCGCGCCTCGCGCCCGACCGTGGCGGTGCTGGACATGGACTTTGGCAGCGTCCAGCAGTGGTGGTCGGGCAACTGGGACATCGGCAAGGGCGTGGCCGATCTCCTCGTGGACGAGCTGGTCAACGACGGATCGTTCCGCGTCATCGAGCGGAAGCGACTCGACGCCATCCTTGCCGAACAGAACTTCTCCAATAGCGAACGGGCTGAGCCGGACGCGGCCTCGGTGGCCAAGATCGGCAAGGCCCTCGGCGTGAAGTACCTGATCGTCGGGTCGATCACGAAGTTCGGCACCGAGAACAAGAACGTCGGCGTCAACGGCGGCGCGTTCGGTGGCGGCAAGTTCGGCCTGGGCAAGGTCGGCACGTCGAAGGGCAAGGCGACCGTCGCGGTCACCGTGCGCATGGTCGACACGTCGACCGGCGAGATCATGATCAGCGCCAAGGGGCAGGCCGAATCATCGCGCAGCGGCCTGCTGCTCGGTGCCGCCGGCGGTGGCGGCGCAGGTGGCGGCGGCGAAGTGGCGATGGGATCGTCGGAGTTCCGCGAGACGATTCTCGGGGAAGCAACCGAGAAGGCAGTCGGGATGCTGTTGACCAACCTCGTGGCGAAGAAGACCAATCTGCAGTAA
- a CDS encoding hybrid sensor histidine kinase/response regulator, with protein sequence MAALIETDGHPSDEQPWLALVAALPVGLAVAALTDEGAGRILAANPALRALLRGASGTPPDLLDEGTWVDLEERNRLRAALRDSSGIVDMPARLRRADGTIGYVEITGSRVPGTGYRVPGPVDSGATVYLLVRDVGERRRREEQSRDLYQQLLQSEKMAALGQTMSGVAHELNNPLGAILALAERLRLQGARTPLAAGLATLHKEAERAARIARQLLTFARKRHTTRLMVPVNEVVAETVRLREADLQRAGIRVTTSLAADLPDVFADPHQLQQVVLNLLINAEHALLRSDTGGHVRVRTLAVSADSVRIDIEDDGPGMSEEVLGHIFDPFFTTKDVGEGTGLGLAVAQAIVAEHGGRIDVTSQPGAGARFAIVLPAAGATVHAPRARTAPVADTSDRFGEGLRVLLADDEPALAGAVADTLRDAGFDVTMASDGEEALAKARAQTFDAVICDLRMPRVDGPTFYRAIAEFSPPQARRVIFVTGDVTGTEAARFLDESGCPWLAKPFRLVELLRVVRDIVG encoded by the coding sequence ATGGCCGCACTGATCGAAACGGACGGTCACCCATCGGACGAACAGCCGTGGCTCGCATTGGTCGCCGCGTTGCCGGTGGGACTCGCCGTGGCGGCCCTCACCGACGAGGGCGCCGGACGCATCCTGGCCGCCAACCCGGCACTCCGCGCACTGCTGCGTGGCGCCAGCGGTACCCCCCCCGACCTGCTCGACGAGGGCACCTGGGTCGATCTCGAAGAACGCAATCGGCTGCGCGCGGCGCTGCGTGACTCCTCGGGGATCGTCGACATGCCGGCGCGCCTTCGCCGCGCCGACGGCACCATTGGCTATGTCGAGATCACCGGGTCCCGGGTCCCGGGTACCGGGTACCGGGTACCGGGGCCGGTCGATTCAGGGGCGACTGTCTATCTCCTGGTACGAGATGTCGGCGAGCGGCGGCGACGGGAAGAGCAATCCCGGGACCTCTATCAGCAACTACTGCAGTCCGAGAAGATGGCGGCGCTGGGCCAGACGATGTCCGGAGTGGCGCACGAGCTGAACAATCCGCTCGGGGCCATCCTCGCGCTGGCCGAGCGCCTCCGCCTGCAGGGCGCCCGCACGCCGCTGGCCGCTGGCCTGGCCACCCTGCACAAGGAAGCGGAGCGCGCGGCCCGCATCGCGCGCCAGTTGCTCACATTCGCCCGCAAGCGCCACACCACGCGCCTGATGGTCCCGGTCAACGAAGTCGTCGCCGAAACCGTCCGCCTTCGTGAGGCAGACCTGCAGCGTGCGGGCATCCGGGTGACGACGTCGCTGGCCGCCGACCTGCCGGACGTGTTCGCGGACCCGCACCAGTTGCAGCAGGTGGTGCTCAACCTGCTGATCAACGCCGAGCATGCCCTGCTCCGCAGCGACACCGGTGGCCACGTGCGCGTGCGAACGCTCGCCGTAAGCGCCGACAGCGTCCGAATCGACATCGAGGATGACGGTCCCGGCATGAGCGAGGAGGTGCTGGGTCACATCTTCGACCCGTTCTTCACCACCAAGGACGTCGGTGAAGGCACCGGGCTCGGTCTGGCTGTCGCACAGGCGATCGTCGCTGAGCACGGCGGGCGCATCGACGTGACGTCGCAACCCGGCGCAGGCGCCCGGTTCGCGATCGTCCTGCCGGCGGCGGGCGCGACCGTGCACGCCCCGCGGGCGCGCACCGCTCCCGTGGCCGACACGTCCGACAGGTTCGGGGAAGGGCTGCGCGTGCTGCTCGCCGACGACGAGCCGGCACTGGCGGGTGCCGTCGCCGACACGCTGCGCGATGCAGGGTTCGACGTGACGATGGCCAGCGACGGCGAGGAGGCGCTGGCCAAGGCACGGGCGCAGACGTTCGACGCGGTGATCTGCGACCTGCGCATGCCCCGCGTCGATGGCCCGACGTTCTATCGGGCCATTGCGGAGTTCTCGCCCCCTCAGGCGCGGCGGGTGATTTTCGTCACGGGCGACGTCACCGGAACCGAAGCCGCGCGCTTCCTCGATGAGAGTGGCTGTCCCTGGCTCGCCAAGCCGTTCCGGCTTGTCGAACTCCTCCGCGTCGTCCGCGACATCGTCGGATAG